The genomic window CAGTTAATAATAGCTTCTTTTCCTTTTTCTATCCACACAATGGTTTTAATGCCATTTTCTTGAGCATATTTTTTTATTTCTTCCTCATTTCTATTTTCTAAGTCAATGGTAACTCGTAGTGAGTTGTCATCCTTCCTTAGTTGTTGAGCATACTTTAAAGCTTCTATTTGGGATTCAGATGTTTTTGCTACCACTAAATAGTCAATTAGAAGAGGTTTTTGAGGTAAAATATCCGTTGATAACAAACAACGATGTAAAGCCCCTACATTCAGGGAAAAACCAATGCCCGGAGCCGATTTCTTTTGAGGGTGATAGACCCCTAATAGTTGATCGTACCGTCCCCCCTGTCCTAAATTTTGTAGTTTATGATTAGTCTGCCCAATGGCTTTAAAAATAATCCCTGTATAATAATCAAAGGTTTGAATCAAACTCAAATCTAAGGTTAAGGGTAACTTGTAGGAGGTACTATGATTAACTAACTCGATTAAAGATTTTAAATTATTCAGACAGTGTTTTCCGGTTTGATCTAAGGTTAAATCAACCACTTTTGATAACACATCTTCCGGCTTTCCTCGTAAGTTAAACAGTAAGCTTGCCCGATGCTTTAATTCTTCATTGGGATAGGAAAGATTGTCTAATTTAACATAGTCCAAGGTAGCTAAACAATGACGAACTTCCTGACGTAATGCTTCAGGAAAGGGTGATAAGAGCGATCGCGTTAGCCCGGCATCTCCTAAGATAAGATACCAACTGGGAATCTGTAATTTCTGTAAACACTCAGCCACCAATAAAAGAATTTCTGCGTCAGCTAAGGTTCCTCCAGAAAATAATAATTCTACGCCGGCTTGATAAAATTCTAATTGTCGGCCATGATGACCACTGGGAGGGTTACGAAAGACATTAGCCCGATAACACAGTCGTTGAGGATAACTGGTATTTGCCATCCTGGTTACTGCAGCACGAGCAACCGAAGCTGTTAATTCTGGTCGCAAGCCCAACTGTTCTCTACTATTATTGTGTAGTTGAATGACTGTTTCATCTTCAATAGCACCTCCTGCTTTGAGGGTATCTAATCGTTCGATAGTAGAAGTAACAATACGCTGATAACCCCATTGTCCAAAAACTTGTTGAAGGGTATCATTAATCCAAGCTTTTTGCACCACTTCTAGAGGAAGTAAGTCTCTTGCGCCGGCCGGTGGTTGATGAATCATAGAAGTTTTATTAAATTACCCCTCATCCATTATCTATAATCTTGTCCACTTTTTTACTTTTTCTTTCCAAATAAACCAAAGAAACCCCCTCCTTGTTGTTTATCTGAAGATTTTGATTTGTCTGAGTCAGGCGCAACTTGATCGAGTGCTTGTTTCGCTTGAATCACAATAGGATCTTGGGGATTAACTTTTCGTGCTTTATTAATATGAATTTTAGCCATGGTTAATTGTTTTTCTTTAAGATAAGCTAACCCCAATAAACCGTGGCAAGTGCTATTATTAGGATCTTCTTTTAAGGTTTCTCGCAATTCGATAATTGCTTTAGAAAGGTTATTACGTTGAATATATTCTTGAGCGCGTTTGAGAGAAGTATCAACGGCTGATTTTTTATCGTCTTTTTTAGTTTCTCCTTGAGTAGAAGCAGAGGATCTTGTTGCTTTCGGTTCTGATTTTGGTGGTTTAGTTTTTGCTTTTGCTTTAACTTGTTCCCCTTGATTAAGCATTAAATAAATTAAATTTAATTCGCTAATTTGAGCAGTAATATAAAAAATATTGTCTAAATTATCATACTGTTGATTCACTAAAGGGGTTAAAAGTCGATGATAGGTTAATTCTCTATCTTGACTGGTTTGCAGAAGTTTTTGAGCTTCATCTGTAGCAATAGTGATACTGCTTAATTCATCAGCTAAATTGTATCCCATTTGGGACAAAACTAATTTATATTCATTACGAGAACGGTCTTTGGATAATGTTTCGTAAGCTGGATTAACTAATTTTGATAAAATTTTAGTCGCTAATTGTTTTTCTTTTTCTGTTTTTCCGTCAAAGGTATCAGGATGGAGAATATAAGCTATTTTTAAGTATCGCTGGCGAATTTGCCGACTATCAGCATTAATGGGAACTCCCAATATTGCGTAGTGATCGGTTATATCATATTTAAAAAGTCCTTGTTCTATGGGAAAAGACATAAAATTGACCGCTTATTTCTAAGATTCAATGTCCTATTTTCAGAGAGTTTTCCTGAAATATAAGATTGTAAATTAAGAGTTTTTTCTTGAGAATATGACATCATTTTTGTCATAGTTTAAGCAGCTTGCTTTTACTTTACTTGATAGATATATTGTTAGATGACAATCCATATCAAGTCTCTTAGAAGTTTGTTACAAAGTGAGACTGCTTAAAGAGTCTTTCCCTGGATCATACCATTTTCTCCAGGGGTTTGCTACTTTTGACTATTGGTTAATCAATTTCCTCTTTGCTTCAGGATAGTTCAACAGGATGGTTATTTTCTAGGTGTAAAAAGCTTTTAACCAGGGTAAGGCTTCTGTTAACGCTTGACTCAAACTATGATGGATCAGTCCATTGGTCGCCAATAAGCGTCCTGACTCTAATTTTAGGGGACTTTCATCGTAGGCGGTCACTTTGCCTCCTGCTTCTTCTAAAATAA from Crocosphaera subtropica ATCC 51142 includes these protein-coding regions:
- a CDS encoding J domain-containing protein, with translation MSFPIEQGLFKYDITDHYAILGVPINADSRQIRQRYLKIAYILHPDTFDGKTEKEKQLATKILSKLVNPAYETLSKDRSRNEYKLVLSQMGYNLADELSSITIATDEAQKLLQTSQDRELTYHRLLTPLVNQQYDNLDNIFYITAQISELNLIYLMLNQGEQVKAKAKTKPPKSEPKATRSSASTQGETKKDDKKSAVDTSLKRAQEYIQRNNLSKAIIELRETLKEDPNNSTCHGLLGLAYLKEKQLTMAKIHINKARKVNPQDPIVIQAKQALDQVAPDSDKSKSSDKQQGGGFFGLFGKKK
- a CDS encoding ATP phosphoribosyltransferase regulatory subunit, whose product is MIHQPPAGARDLLPLEVVQKAWINDTLQQVFGQWGYQRIVTSTIERLDTLKAGGAIEDETVIQLHNNSREQLGLRPELTASVARAAVTRMANTSYPQRLCYRANVFRNPPSGHHGRQLEFYQAGVELLFSGGTLADAEILLLVAECLQKLQIPSWYLILGDAGLTRSLLSPFPEALRQEVRHCLATLDYVKLDNLSYPNEELKHRASLLFNLRGKPEDVLSKVVDLTLDQTGKHCLNNLKSLIELVNHSTSYKLPLTLDLSLIQTFDYYTGIIFKAIGQTNHKLQNLGQGGRYDQLLGVYHPQKKSAPGIGFSLNVGALHRCLLSTDILPQKPLLIDYLVVAKTSESQIEALKYAQQLRKDDNSLRVTIDLENRNEEEIKKYAQENGIKTIVWIEKGKEAIIN